A DNA window from Trichomycterus rosablanca isolate fTriRos1 chromosome 11, fTriRos1.hap1, whole genome shotgun sequence contains the following coding sequences:
- the LOC134323231 gene encoding LOW QUALITY PROTEIN: NAD(P) transhydrogenase, mitochondrial (The sequence of the model RefSeq protein was modified relative to this genomic sequence to represent the inferred CDS: inserted 1 base in 1 codon), whose product MTILLRCVCGVSIRRLYTIPVRWNQHAAKGVRYKDLLVGVPKETVKNERRVGVSPAGVQVLVKQGFRVQVEEGAGREAKFSDDQYRAAGASITDTRGAFGLDLVLKVRALGYNHSLELVNDLKGAGSREMLDMTPGTPSPPGISLPPNTGVTLTAAIGGADMPVVITVLNSYSGWALCAEGFLLDNNLMTIMGALIGSSGAILSYIMCVAMKRSLPNVILGGYGTTSTAGGKPMEIVGTHTEVNVDQAIDMIREATSIIITPGWGLCAAKAQYPIADMVKMLREQGKAVRFGIHPVAGRMPGQLNVLLAEAGVPYDVVLEMDEINEDFPDTDLTLVIGANDTXEDPNSIIAGMPVLEVWRSKQVIVMKRTLGVGYAAVDNPVFYKPNTAMLLGDAKKTCDALQAKIRHASAQN is encoded by the exons ATGACCATCCTGTtgcggtgtgtgtgtggcgtCTCCATCCGACGCTTATACACCATCCCAGTCCGCTGGAACCAACACGCTGctaaag GTGTGCGCTATAAGGACCTGCTGGTGGGCGTTCCTAAGGAGACGGTGAAGAACGAGAGGCGGGTGGGCGTGTCCCCCGCGGGGGTGCAGGTTTTGGTGAAGCAGGGTTTCCGTGTGCAGGTGGAGGAGGGAGCCGGTCGAGAGGCCAAATTCTCTGATGATCAGTACAGAGCGGCCGGAGCCTCCATCACTGACACCAGGGGGGCGTTCGGACTGGACCTGGTGCTCAAG GTGCGGGCCCTGGGGTATAACCACTCTCTGGAGCtggtcaatgatctcaagggagctgggagcagagaaatgctggatatgaccccaggaacaccatccccaccgggcatttctctgcctccaaacacg ggcgtGACCCTGACCGCAGCTATAGGGGGCGCTGACATGCCGGTGGTGATCACGGTGTTGAACAGTTACTCCGGCTGGGCTCTGTGTGCCGAGGGTTTCCTGCTGGATAATAACCTCATGACCATCATGGGCGCTCTGATTGGTTCGTCCGGCGCCATCCTCTCTTACATCATGTGTGTG GCCATGAAGCGCTCTTTACCCAACGTGATCCTGGGTGGATACGGAACCACGTCCACCGCCGGCGGGAAGCCCATGGAGATCGTGGGGACCCACACCGAGGTGAACGTGGACCAGGCCATCGACATGATCAGAGAGGCCACCAGCATCATCATCACaccgg gttggggtctctgtgcagcgaaGGCTCAGTATCCCATCGCCGACATGGTGAAGATGCTCAGAGAGCAGGGCAAGGCtgtcag GTTTGGGATTCACCCGGTGGCTGGGAGGATGCCCGGGCAGCTGAACGTCCTGCTGGCAGAAGCTGGAGTCCCGTACGACGTGGTTCTGGAAATGGACGAGATCAACGAGGACTTTCCTg ACACTGATCTGACGCTGGTGATCGGTGCCAACGACA GTGAGGATCCGAACTCCATCATCGCCGGGATGCCCGTCCTGGAGGTGTGGAGGTCCAAACAG GTGATCGTGATGAAGCGGACGCTGGGAGTGGGTTACGCCGCGGTGGACAACCCCGTCTTCTACAAGCCCAACACCGCCATGCTGCTCGGAGACGCCAAGAAAACCTGCGACGCCCTGCAGGCCAAGATCCGCCACGCCTCCGCCCAGAACTGA